From one Anaerolineae bacterium genomic stretch:
- a CDS encoding type II toxin-antitoxin system HicA family toxin has translation MGTVPVLKPNKVVSMLERLGFLEVRQKGSHKQFRHPDGRGTTVPFHTGRDISPILLKKIVRDIRLTVEEFLQNQ, from the coding sequence ATGGGGACAGTACCGGTACTTAAACCTAATAAAGTTGTGTCTATGCTTGAGCGTCTCGGTTTTCTTGAAGTCCGGCAAAAAGGTTCTCACAAGCAATTTCGCCATCCAGATGGTAGGGGAACAACGGTGCCATTTCATACCGGCAGGGATATATCGCCTATTTTGCTAAAGAAAATCGTCAGGGACATCAGGCTGACTGTTGAAGAATTCTTGCAAAATCAGTAG
- a CDS encoding type II toxin-antitoxin system HicB family antitoxin yields the protein MKIFTAIIEKCSDTGLYVGSVPGLPGAHSQAETLDELNKNLKEVIEMLLEDGEPEFEGEFVGTQNVMVA from the coding sequence ATGAAAATATTTACAGCAATCATAGAAAAATGTTCGGATACCGGGCTTTATGTTGGTTCTGTCCCTGGACTTCCGGGAGCACATTCGCAAGCAGAAACATTAGATGAATTAAACAAGAACTTAAAAGAGGTAATTGAAATGCTTCTTGAAGACGGAGAGCCAGAGTTTGAGGGTGAATTTGTTGGCACTCAAAACGTTATGGTGGCATAA
- a CDS encoding zinc ribbon domain-containing protein has protein sequence MEFFIVAIIMIIIAVVIGLINGSKRGAKIKAVFKSIGSIEEIHLPKYLGGFKNASVEQDDVYCAITESDFVFLAKSDFVSLNAFGFETDRKFGSKEIGKIPRNSINDIILEDKSFVAQRLTATRILTLGIFSLAAPKKRKYKEYCIVFDWEDENFVKQNVVFEFSGYGANESSRKAFQFLNKYKKPKIQRLKPDEKKCPYCAEIIKVEAKVCKHCSRDI, from the coding sequence ATGGAATTTTTCATTGTTGCCATTATTATGATAATTATAGCTGTTGTTATCGGACTTATAAATGGGAGCAAAAGAGGGGCTAAAATAAAAGCTGTATTTAAGTCCATTGGTTCTATCGAAGAAATACACTTACCTAAATACTTGGGTGGCTTTAAAAACGCTTCTGTTGAGCAGGATGATGTTTACTGCGCTATAACTGAATCAGATTTCGTGTTCCTTGCTAAATCAGACTTCGTGTCCCTTAATGCCTTTGGTTTCGAAACTGACAGGAAGTTTGGTAGTAAGGAAATTGGTAAAATCCCCAGAAATTCAATTAATGATATTATTTTAGAAGATAAATCTTTTGTTGCTCAAAGATTAACAGCCACAAGAATTTTAACTCTTGGAATATTTTCACTTGCGGCACCTAAAAAGCGAAAATATAAGGAATACTGTATTGTTTTCGATTGGGAAGATGAAAATTTTGTAAAACAGAACGTTGTTTTTGAATTTTCAGGTTATGGCGCGAATGAATCCTCCAGAAAAGCTTTTCAGTTTCTTAATAAGTATAAGAAACCAAAAATTCAGCGCTTAAAACCTGATGAAAAGAAATGTCCATATTGTGCTGAAATCATAAAAGTAGAAGCAAAAGTTTGTAAGCATTGTAGTAGAGATATTTAA